The following proteins are encoded in a genomic region of Cellulomonas sp. ES6:
- a CDS encoding cold-shock protein: MAQGAVKWFNAEKGYGFIAQDGGGADVFVHYSAIDSQGYRSLDEGQRVEFEITQGPKGPQAEKVRPL, from the coding sequence ATGGCACAGGGTGCTGTCAAGTGGTTCAACGCTGAGAAGGGCTACGGCTTCATCGCCCAGGACGGCGGCGGCGCCGACGTCTTCGTCCACTACTCGGCCATCGACTCCCAGGGCTACCGGAGCCTCGACGAGGGTCAGCGCGTGGAGTTCGAGATCACGCAGGGCCCGAAGGGCCCGCAGGCGGAGAAGGTCCGCCCGCTCTGA
- a CDS encoding fused MFS/spermidine synthase: protein MPIATGTAELVRSPDDPDAVTLLVNGVPSSHLDLADPSRLEFEYMQQMAAVLDRLPAGTGPVRAVHLGAAGCALARWVDARFPGARQVAVDLDPVLVALVRDWFDLPRSPALRLRAGDARAELATLPAAGADVVVRDVFAGDRTPAHLTTQEVVQEVVRVLRPGGLYLVNCADRPPLTLARAEAATLATGFRHVAAVAEPAVLRGRRYGNVVLAATDDPELLADPGLARELRSLPVPARLLHGDELLAFTGRAAPLRDAAPEVEPEPGVDL, encoded by the coding sequence GTGCCGATCGCGACCGGCACCGCCGAGCTCGTGCGCTCGCCCGACGACCCCGACGCGGTCACGCTGCTCGTCAACGGCGTGCCGAGCTCGCACCTGGACCTGGCCGACCCGTCCCGCCTCGAGTTCGAGTACATGCAGCAGATGGCGGCGGTGCTGGACCGCCTCCCGGCGGGCACCGGGCCGGTGCGGGCCGTGCACCTCGGCGCCGCGGGCTGCGCGCTGGCGCGGTGGGTGGACGCCCGCTTCCCGGGCGCCCGGCAGGTCGCCGTCGACCTCGACCCGGTGCTCGTCGCCCTCGTGCGCGACTGGTTCGACCTGCCGCGCTCCCCCGCGCTGCGCCTCCGGGCGGGCGACGCCCGGGCCGAGCTGGCCACCCTGCCCGCGGCCGGTGCGGACGTGGTCGTGCGCGACGTGTTCGCCGGCGACCGGACCCCGGCGCACCTGACCACGCAGGAGGTGGTGCAGGAGGTGGTGCGGGTGCTGCGGCCGGGCGGCCTGTACCTGGTGAACTGCGCCGACCGCCCCCCGCTCACGCTCGCCCGCGCGGAGGCCGCGACCCTCGCGACCGGGTTCCGCCACGTCGCGGCGGTCGCCGAGCCGGCGGTCCTGCGGGGCCGTCGGTACGGGAACGTCGTGCTCGCCGCGACCGACGACCCGGAGCTGCTCGCCGACCCCGGCCTCGCGCGGGAGCTGCGGTCGCTCCCGGTGCCCGCGCGCCTCCTGCACGGCGACGAGCTCCTGGCGTTCACCGGGCGGGCGGCCCCGCTGCGGGACGCGGCCCCGGAGGTCGAGCCGGAGCCGGGCGTGGACCTGTAG
- a CDS encoding SAV_6107 family HEPN domain-containing protein, which yields MPVRTLRAPRGAAPGLSGRTAELLQRADAELVAAQFSTEPWEQFTHAHLAALRAGAAVLAERQPLSGRRAPRTVWELLDGVAPELGRWTGYFAAGAGLRAAVDAGRFDAVSAERAEQVLCHAEDFLDIVRAQLEDAAAVGEARAG from the coding sequence ATGCCGGTCAGGACCCTTCGTGCCCCGCGGGGTGCGGCGCCGGGGCTCTCGGGCCGCACGGCCGAGCTCCTCCAGCGCGCGGACGCCGAGCTCGTGGCCGCGCAGTTCTCGACCGAGCCGTGGGAGCAGTTCACGCACGCGCACCTCGCCGCCCTCCGTGCCGGCGCCGCCGTGCTGGCCGAGCGCCAGCCGCTGTCGGGTCGCCGCGCACCGCGCACGGTGTGGGAGCTGCTCGACGGCGTCGCTCCGGAGCTCGGCCGCTGGACGGGCTACTTCGCGGCCGGCGCCGGCCTGCGCGCCGCGGTGGACGCCGGCCGGTTCGACGCGGTGAGCGCCGAGCGCGCGGAGCAGGTGCTGTGCCACGCGGAGGACTTCCTCGACATCGTGCGCGCCCAGCTCGAGGACGCCGCTGCCGTCGGTGAGGCGCGCGCCGGATGA